Genomic DNA from Gossypium hirsutum isolate 1008001.06 chromosome A01, Gossypium_hirsutum_v2.1, whole genome shotgun sequence:
GGTCGATCGCGTATCAATTGGAACTTCCTTCAGAGTTGGATCGTAtacatgatgtattccatgtctcGATATGGAGATGTTACCGTTCTGATCCCACGCATGTTGTGCCtgtggaggagattgaggttaggccagatctgacgttTGAGGAGAAGCCGATTCAAATTTTAGATTGCGACACTAAGGTTCTGCGAAAGAAATCCATCCCTTTAGTAAAGGTGTTGTGATTGAATCATAGCTGAGGAGACCACTTGAGAGCCGAAAGATTCGATGCAACAGCAGTATCCTCAccttttctgatcaggtaaaaatttgaagataaattttttttagagggtagagttgtaacacctcaaattttgtaatttcaaCTTTTGGAATATTTGTTGTATTTCTGCCCTATTTTTGACATAAATATATGTCTGCTTATGTGATTAAGTGCTTTGGGGTGTGTTGGGGAGGCCCCAAGTTCAAGTTTAGgcttgggctaaattttggttctTATATGAATAAAGCCTGGCTTTTGGAATGGGATTATAAGAATTTATTAGTAAGAATATAACaaaatgggcttgctggtctggtggcTAAGTGGTGTGTTGGTATGATGGGGTCTAGGGTTCGATTCTCTTCGTGGGAAAAAGAAGGAGTATTTTACTACAAATTTCGGTTAGGAGTTTGAGTTTTAGTAAACTGCTGGGTAGGGGAGTAGTAGTAGATTTAAGGGTTATCTGGTTAGTTTCTGATTCTTTCCAAAACTCTCTCCTATCGAAATTCTGTGCAACTCCCCTCTCCaccttcctctttgttttctttttgccAAAAATCCTCCCTCTTGTGCTGCTGAAATTTCATTTACActatttttttctccattttctctCTTTTCGATAGTTTTGCTTTTGTCTTTGGGGACACGCTTTCGATAAATGTGGAGATGCGTTCTATTTTATtctaataaatgttaaattattAAGAGATTGTTTTCTATTTAAAAGACAATCAGGGTTCTGTGGATCACTAATCGACGTTCTAAACAGCGAGGAACCACCATTTTTCATTTAAAGTAACGTTGCCATTAACCTTCAAGATTTTCCTGTTTCTTAGTAACTCGGATTAAGTGATTAAAAGGTTGAAATCTTGTTCAATAATCGGTTCTGGAGTGCTCGGGGTTGCGTTAACTTCGgatcgataccaggtgtgtactccatTTACGCAGAAAATGAGTTTCGGCAAAAGCTAAAAAGCTGTCTTCCgatgctacacgggcgtgtggactgCCTCTGTGGTAGTCTGTATTGCGATACAAGGGCGTGTGATTGACAAGCCAGATCGTGCGTGCGCCACACGGGCGCgacagacacggccgtgtaatgCTGGCGAGGCCGTGTGCGAGGCACGGGCTTGACCAATTGGGCCAtttaagccacacgggcgtgtgagattttggggcaggccgtgtgatccacacggacacggccaatttgggtcgtgtgggcccacacgggcaggacACACGGGGGTATGAGCCCAAATTGTTTAAAATGttttgtaaggttgcacgggtcacccaagtcgactatgaccggactgtagggttggtaagcgtTACTTAGACCCCATACTCTAATTTGTTACTGGATTGTATGCAAAAACATGTTAATTTTAGCATGTGTATCTGCCTGATCTTGTATATCTGTTCTGACTTGATGATGGTATGATCTGATATCTGCATATAAGCATGCCATATTATTAAGGTtgtattgcattgggttgggattgttgtgaagagaaggaagactgaaaGGCTATTAGCCTGTTAACTAGCAGCTATGCTGCATGTATCTAATATGCGTCGTTTTACGGTACcatttggtgtgtagggttggatgggtcgattttatccacATACTTGGTGTGGagggctgggtgggtcaattttatccccacatggtgtgttgggttagacggagatggtgtgcagggttggtgggcatgtttCTCTGATAATCTGATTTGTTATGCATACAATGTTTGTGTAGGCTAAAGCCCGATTGTTTTGATTCTGTATCTGAGTGGGCTGGGGTCCATACCGATTCTGAAAATGGCTAAGGCCGAATTATCTATATTCTGTTACCTATTTGAATGCATGTTGCCTATGGGGATGtgcacactgagtttgcgaaaactcacccctttgttTATTTTATCTGTCGGCAATGCCCAGCAATAGATGGATCGGTACGACGGAGGGCTCGACGGCGACCACAGCTAGTGATATGTTGGTTTTATGAGTTATATTCGATTTTATTTGCTTtcatttagtatttattttcTGGACTATTTATGTATTTAGGCTCGAACTGTTTTGGATTTATTTCAAgattttaaattgttaattttactgATTTATAAATAGCGACACCACATATATGTTTTGGAAACTTAACTTAGGGTTTCGTATAAATGAATGATGTCATAACTTCCGCGATAAAGAAATGTTTTCAAGTAATAACTTGAATAGTGATTTTCACGACTTAAGTAGAGATATTAAACAGAACGAATTTAAACTTGCTAAGGTTCTctaaaaacactctcatgtgacgcCGCcgaattcagccataacgtctaggtcgggtttggggcattacatttatgGTGACTTTTCCTTCAGCACAATCCAAGACCAACCCTCCACGAATCCCATTTAAGTTATCTTGAAACAGTCCATTATGGACCCTCCGCAATGACCACTAAGGCGTATCAACCTTGTACAACCTCGTAAAAGAGAATGTCGGAGTAGGACTACACAATAACATACATGACAACGTTGACCTACAATGGCTTGCCACTTAGCTAACCACACAAGCAAGACTACCATTCGTATTGTTAACTACGTGGCACAACGAGACAAGAGGACACCGTCATAGAACAAGAAATAGAGGGTCTCCTTTTTCCTCCAAGAAAAACTTAAGTATTCCCTCTATCTATCTCCTTATTCCATTCTACTCTCCTCTTCCTTCAACCTCCTACTCTTACTCTGGTTCCCCACCTATCACACGTGAATCGATCCCTCAATCACAATCACTTTCGTCTACTTATTCCTTCTAATCGTTGGATAGTTTGGCGAGATGTACTATGGCGAGAATATAACAATTAGATAAAAAGGTAATTAAAAGATATTAAATTCATGTATGTAAAAGCTAAACCAATATTTGTATAAAACGTTGTTTTTTCTTTATCTCAATTGGAAGCAACAAAACAGAATTAAGTACTAACTTTCAATTCTAAAAAAGACATTATATAAACTAAATACAACTCTTATGAAAAGTCACCAAAGTTAAAGTgttaataaaaacttttaataattaaaaaaatgaaatgataaattttaaatgatgtttttaacatgataaaataaaatatttgactacaggaaaattagaatatcaaatctgcaaattaattttattttatggaaatgtaactactaatttataattaagattagaaagtatttttcaaaagtgcaataaaaaaagtttttaaaaattttgacaatGTTTATCACGCTGGTCAAAAAATACTTTCgtaaaataaaatagttaatgaaaagataaaaaaaataacttcattgaaaaatattttttaaaaaattaaaaattaaaaattttaacttctttaaaatctcagaaaaaaaatttgatttaaaaggttttttattatcaatttttttatttaaagtcaAAATTTGCTTTAGTGATTGAAATGTGCATCTAACAGGTCCAGACCAAAGCTTGACTGAAATTGAACACTTTTGTCGGTGGAGGGATTTTGCTAACGTCACAGCAACTAGCAGTAAGCTTCCACGTGCCGTCTTGTCATTTGAGCATTCCAGCCTGGCTGTTTTAGTAGCATTGGTCTCACATTTATACGAACTTATTATCAGTAACTAACATTAAGTTATTTCAATCAGCTTGCCCTCCTATTTTCATCAAACTACGATAATACCACGCCCTAAAAGTCGAAAAACATATAGTAATTGCTTAGGTTTGATCCTACGCCGACACTGTCAAATTGGAACCTCTTGTCAATCCAACGGCACTAAGTCATCCAAATTTCGTGATCAACAAAATTGACCACCAATGATTGGTTGTTATTATtacaaatttagtttttaaaaattattttatttaaggtTAAATAACTATATaacattatgaaataaaaaaatttatttatagctTTATACTAAAAGGTTAATTTTCGTCATCCagaattgaacttgaattttgaaaattaaaaaaagtagagTGTCCAAATTTGTTGAACTAAAAtatagattaaatttcaaatgtacaaaTACTTACAAAGACTTggaacatattttattttttatttaagggtaaattataccattagtcactaaattatgatTAGTTTTCGTTTTGgttacttaactaaaaaaattataatttgatcactaaactattcaaaagtttttatttaagtcactaactTGTTAAAAGCAATGCTATATGGCTTTTCTGTTCACACTACCTGCAGCaatcgaaatttttttttctccttctcttctaagttcaatttttttcatgaaacaactttgaacgtcATGAGTTtgcgaaccaaaattcaaacaactttttttCTGATCTCTAATACTGACTGTCAGATCAATttggatctaaagtatgttcTTTTACTCGTCGATTGGTATTGATCCACCATATTGATTATTGAATCGTTATTAGGAGCTCATTGgcgaaactttaaaaaaaaaatctaacaacctagtgacttaaatgaaaatttttgaatagtttagtgaccaaattgtaatCTTTTTAGTTAAGTGATTAAAACGAAAATTTACTCATAGTTTAATAACTAATGGTGTAATATACCCtttatttaatgaaaatgttaaaaaaattaaaaattctaacttaatatatataatataatattatatatatatatatatattacaaggcCTCAAGCTCTTAGCTGACATAGCTTAATCTTTTGCCGCGTGGGTTATTCATATTTTAAGTTAAtatgtgtttgataaattaaaattttaagtgttgaaaaattaaacattgaaaacTTAATACTAAATTTGATAAGTGTTAAATTCatattagaaaattatttggtaaattagtaaatataagtaCTAGATATGattatattgtttgataaaagaaaatactcaactttagaaaaatatttatttcttaattttaatcttataaatATAATACTTTAGATTATTTTAGatagttttggataaaaataatataataattttaatatctcattttaaaaaaatataatttatttcaaatttttaataaaataaaatcaatttaatattttctaaatctacttatcttattcaacactttttgttcaaaattttatattcaataaaaaatcaaaataattagcaatcacgtttaaaatattaaatattgaaaattttgattttcattATCAAACACATccttaatcaatatttttttaaagtgttattattagtttaaaaaaatattttcatataagtgataatgtaaaaaaaataaaatgtaataagtTAACCCCTCAAAAATTCCTCATTTCccttatttatatttacaaaataaatattaaatataataaatattcttttaatattcgtgataagttcaaaatataaaaaattaaatatttaaaaataaactgCAATTTGTTATGAAAAtcctataaatatataaaattgaatttaatgagTAGGTTAAAATCTAGTTCcctatattattatatttgaaatttagtgcccttacttttattaaaaaaaaatttagtttttctactttttaaatttaaaaatacaagtccAATTATTAAcgccaataattttttttttaaaattctagttCATTAAAGCATTACTTTTTGTTGTATGACTACCAagtgagtaattttttttttaattttaaaatgtcacgccaataaaattgacaaaataaatttaaggtggtgttaacaattaaacttgaattttgaaaattgaaaaatataaagactaaattttaaatttataaaaagtaaaagaatttgTAGCATATGTTAACCTAATTAGTAATATGATATTAAATTTCCTTTTAAAAATACTAACTTAACATATTAtgtaaaatggaaaaaataaaaaatatattaaaataattttaaaactgaaaaacatatcaaattttttttaagaaaatgataaaatattttaaatttaagaatttaaaatttctgttaatatatagacttttaatctaataaaaatctgtttaaaatttaaaataatacaaatacaaTTTAAAGCTTTGGACTttgataatagtatatatatatttaaaactaaGGTTAAAATATCGTCCAAGGCTCTGTACTCTtcgtacatttgaaatttagtttctttacttttttgttaaaattttttatgctaTATGAATTTTATTATAACAAGGACTATTTATAAGATTGAGTTtctaaggaaaaaaaatttaaaacatttattataaatatatttcataataatgaATTTTATAAACACTTTTTCATCTATATTTAATTTAGGAAATTgtatatattatacacatataataatttaatacattatttttattaaaaaataatgaattacaaaatatataaataaagttataaaattatttaaatttatataataatttaaatttatataataacaatcataaaattaaattcatgcaaaattataaaataatttaaatatattttaataaataaaaaaatagtatatattatattacaaggttgtagatataaaaaaataaaaaataaaaaacatttttacGCTAGAGCTCTTTGGCACATGGCACTCTTTTTTTTTGAAGcatttatttccaatttaataattgcttttacttttttaaattattctatgccttatgtttaaatatattttctttagaaaattttttaaggttTCTTTAGAATTTTTGATATGTTAAATATGAAGTATCATTTTCTTTAagattttacttaatttaattaaattttaatgtcataatatataaattagcttaaaatataattttttttaaaaaggcacATGTTCATagcatttatcaaattaaattatatcttTTCAAATATAATTAGAATTAATTGTATTTATCGATTACAgtagaacaaaaataaatataaaattataaaaaatagaatattaacaatttaatttatatataacaaataacttatttaaattataataaattaaatattaatatattaataaatttaatttatatgattttttatattgctgtaatattaaatattttaaagactaaatagcattaatataattaattaattgatttcaAACAAAATCTAACGTTATGAAAATAttataaagttaatataaaagTATACAAACTAGTGAGGAATATACTATGAGCTGAGTATTTAAACTCTACAAAAGAGATTTAAATGGTGACTAATGTCTTATTAaagctaataaaaaattaaatattttaaaaaattaacatgtgataatgtttaaaagggataaatattaaatttatacataaattttattttaatgtacaatttgatacatgaacgttgatttggtgtaattatacacaAGAAACTTAAATTGTGGTTCATATGTGTAAATGAAGatttggttttaatttaattatgcacatttaaagaaatgaatatatacatttatttttgtTGATACGCAGAATCAACAAGGAAGAGAAAGTGGTGGTTGCAAGGAGGTCGGTTGACCAGTGGCAAGTGAAAACCCAAAAGAAAAGGTAAAGGGGGAAAGGAGTTGAaggaaggaggaggaggaggagaaaagtGGAGACTGCTAAGTTACAGAGAATATACTTGGGGAAGAAAGAAGAAATGATCTTTGGTTCCTCGCGTGGGGGTATATATAGGGGAGATCCACTTGTCATATAATGCCATGCCACTGACTATAGGGATGGTAGGCTATTTGTGTGGTCAGTTAAGTGACAAATCCGTTACATGTCAGTTGTTGCCATGCATGATATTGTGGGTCCTGCTCTAACACTCTCCTTGTTGAGTTTGCATGAGGTTATTATACCTTAGTAGTCCTTTAGTGGTTCCCCTTGGAGGATAAAAACGGGAGGCCTCATAGTTGGTTTAAATGGGATTCACAGGTGGTTGTGTATTATCCAACGAAAGGTCATCTTGAAGGGTATTCGATAGAGGGCCATCTACAGGGACGTGTTTGGACTCATGCTAGGCtacatgtatacatatgaactataatttggtgcaattatacacatgtCAAATATCATTTTTTGTGTATCTAATATATCAACGGTAAATATTACTAATTTGATAATATtgttagtgatttgtgaaaattgaatcaaataagaattttatgtataaaataacacaaaatcaaaattcatatataatattatacattatattaaacaatatattaacttaaatactaaattaaacattgaaattaacttaaaaaaaagacATTGGTGTCATGTAAGATAATGTATGTAAGCATTACATTACAAAAGAAAATAGCTTTAATTTCTGACGAAGAGAGTTGATCTGTTTGACTGACTCCTCTCTCTTTCTTCCCAAAGCCTCTTCCCTTTGGTGTGTCTTTCTTGGTTGGAAGTTGTAAAGCTGCAGCAACTGTAATAGAGTTTTGATGCTCCCACAATCAAGGtctaattttaagtaatttactCACCTTTTTGGTCTGGAATTGAAACTCACCTTTGCTTTCAAGTAACTTATTATTACTACTACATTCTTATAACTTCATctaaaatttataacaaaaaaagtTAAACAAAGAGATCATGTTCCTATGTGTGTTATATTATGTTTCTTCTCTTGTCCCTCTCACTCTCTCCCCACACTGGCCCCCCTTCCTAGTGGACTAGTGGATGCCTTGGTAATTTAACCAAAACCCCCAACTCATTTTCACCAACTTTCTCTTCAGCTATATAGTGATTTTATAGAAACTCCCAAACAATTCTAAAACCTGGCCCTTTTGCTCACTCTTTACGACCCAAACCCACCATTAGCACGGTGGCTCTCTTTGTAATTTAACCCCATTCCAACCCCCTTTTCACATCTCAAAGTTCCCACCTTTCCCTTCCTCTATAGCTTTTAGCCACTAACTCCCCCACACTACAAATCCCTCTGTAACCCTTTCCTTCCCCTCATCCAAACCACAAAAACACACAACTCAGAGAAGAGAAGGGGAAGGGAAACAACAATGATGGGGCAAAGGCAACACGTTGTCCTTCTCATTTTCTCAGCTTTTCTTCTCTTCCAAACCTCAAACGCCCATAATATTACACGTCTACTTGCAAAGCACCCCTCTTTGTCCACATTCAATCATTACCTCACCCTCACTCACTTAGCTCCCGAGATCAACCGCCGCACCACCATCACTGTCCTTGCCTTAGACAACGCCGCCATGTCTTCCCTCTTGGATAAAAACCCTTCCATTTACACCATCAAGAACATCCTTTCCCTTCATGTCCTCCTTGACTACTTTGGTGCCAAGAAGCTTCACCAAATAAGGAATGGTACTGCACTAGCTGCTACTATGTTCCAAGCTACTGGTGTGGCTCCTGGGGTTTCTGGGTTTGTTAATATAACCGATTTTAAAGGTGGGAAAGTTGGTTTTGGAGCTGAAGACAATGGTGGAAGTTTGAATTCTTTTTTTGTTAAATCTGTGGAGGAACTTCCTTACAATATATCTGTGATTCAGATCAGCAAGGCTTTGCCTTCTGTTGTAGCTGAGGCTCCTACTCCAGGGCCAAGTGAGCTGAATATCACTGGCATTATGTCAGCACATGGGTGTAAAGTGTTTGCTGATACCCTTTTGGCTAACCCTGAAGCCATGAGAACATATGAGGTAagctgaatttttttttgtaaactaATTTTAGCAGTTTGCTTTAAAATGTTGGGATGAGGATTTGATCATTGAGGCTGATTATAGAGGAAAAAAGGTAGAATCTGGAAAGAGTTCATTTTGGGCCATTTGATTGAGTGGTGATGGTGAGATTTTAGTTTGAAATGTAAATGTTGAAAGAAATAGTGTTAAAAGCAAATTAAAAAGATATACTAATGGCATAAGATACTGTTTATCTTTACTCTTTAATTggctaattttatttttcaaaaggtAAGGTTTTGTAGGAGAGTGGGGTAGGTACATTTTTAATCCAAGTGCATGACAATGACATCTtaagatttttcaaatttcaaattttgtttttgatgTGAATTTTGTAGACAAGGTCTAATCCAGATCTGGGTTTGTGTCTTTTTCCCCAATTAGATGCCAAATGGTCCATCATGGTGCGTGCTCATTATTTTTCTGAACTTAACAACATGCAGTAAATGCAAGAGACAACTGTTGTACACATTGACTTGATGATAGTGGTAGTTTATATATGGAGTGGTCATTATGACATTAACAGAATCTTGTAGTAATATAGCATGAACTGGTAGTTAGGAAAAGGTAATGTACTGATATTTTTCTCTGTCATTTACTTTGCCCCTAGTGTGTTGTGAGCTGTATTGTAATATATAAAATTGTTGAGGTTTTGCTTGTTTGTTACTTCTAGGATAATGTTAATGGAGGATTGACTGTGTTCTGCCCTATGGATGATCCATTCAAAGCCTTTTTACCAAAGTACAAGAACTTGACAGCTTCTAAGAAAGCATCTTTCCTCGAATTCTTTGGTGTGCCTGTGTACCAATCTTTGTCCATGTTGAAGTCCAACAATGGACTCATGAACACATTAGCTACCGACGGAGCCAGCAAGTTCGATTTCACTGTGCAAAACGAGGGTGAAGAGGTGACACTAAAGACCAGGGTTAACACTGTCAAAATAACCGGGACTCTGATCGACGAGCAGCCGGTAGCAATTTATACAATTGATAAAGTGTTGATGCCTAAAGAATTGTTCAAGGCAGCTCTTAGTCCAGCCCCAGCCCCTGCCCCAGAGGAGGCAGCAGATGCACCAAAGGGATCTAAATCCAAAACCAAGTCCAAGTCTAAGACTAAGTCTAAGGCAGCACCAACACCGGATTCAGACTCACCAGCTGAGTCACCAGATGATGACCCAGCTGATCAGGTAGCTGATGATGATAATGCTGCTATGTGTTTTGGGGCTGAAAGGCTTGCTGTTGTTGGATTGAGCTTCTTGTTAGTGTTTTTCTTGCTGTAAGTGATGCCTGATATGAGGCTAACTTATTAGTCGCCATCAGTGTGGTTACTCCTTTTTTCTTTTGGTACTGTTTGTTTTGTAGTGTGTGATGAGTATTTTTGTGGTGTTATATTCGCTGAGTAAATGCAaattgtgatgttagttgatagcAATTAAGTTTTGTTAGTATGATTTTCCTTTTGAACTTTAAAAGTAACAAAATGTTAAGGAAAAATTGTGTTTTAATGTAATCACGATACCATTTATGGACGGTTCATCACATTGATGATCAGCATTCAGCAGCATCATGTAAAGGATTACCaacatttttattcatttgtctctttgaaaaatatgaatatcacacacatatatatgaataattatatgttattatttattatgataaAATGTTAGGTCACATCAAAAGTGATTTAATTTGGTAAATGTTTACTGAATAGAAAGTAAGGTTaatgtgtaaaaattatatatataattttaaggttATGGTTATCAAATTATACATACGGAGCTTTTTTAACATCTCATCTTCAAAAAGGACAGTTAGATTCTTTAAAATACTTGTGtgttaatttggaagatcaaaatcacaaaatttaaaatttttaaaaaattaatggattcaggtacgttttcgcatctaattttgttttttattatttgacaTGACGGATCCTTATTTATTAAGTTATCTATCAAAGTTTTACGGTTCTAACAAGTGGCATCCGAGCCTCGTCATGTTGAAGAATTGAGAAAAAGttgatttcttattatttttgaattaattcattcTTTAAATTTAGTGTTTTAATTATACAAATGTAAAATCTTTTAAATATGTAGTGAGATGATGTATATTTTCATTCACAGTTTGGGTATTGAGAATTGGA
This window encodes:
- the LOC107917843 gene encoding fasciclin-like arabinogalactan protein 1; its protein translation is MMGQRQHVVLLIFSAFLLFQTSNAHNITRLLAKHPSLSTFNHYLTLTHLAPEINRRTTITVLALDNAAMSSLLDKNPSIYTIKNILSLHVLLDYFGAKKLHQIRNGTALAATMFQATGVAPGVSGFVNITDFKGGKVGFGAEDNGGSLNSFFVKSVEELPYNISVIQISKALPSVVAEAPTPGPSELNITGIMSAHGCKVFADTLLANPEAMRTYEDNVNGGLTVFCPMDDPFKAFLPKYKNLTASKKASFLEFFGVPVYQSLSMLKSNNGLMNTLATDGASKFDFTVQNEGEEVTLKTRVNTVKITGTLIDEQPVAIYTIDKVLMPKELFKAALSPAPAPAPEEAADAPKGSKSKTKSKSKTKSKAAPTPDSDSPAESPDDDPADQVADDDNAAMCFGAERLAVVGLSFLLVFFLL